From Candidatus Limnocylindrales bacterium:
ACTTCCAGCGCTCGCGCAGCGTGGCGGCGATCAGCGCCGGGCTGTCGCCGCACCACTGGCCGTTCAGCGCGTTGTACGCGGTCATCACGGAGGCCACGCCTTCGCCGACGATGCGCCGGAAGTGCGCGAGGTACACGTCGTCGAGCACGTCGGCGTCGGCAATCACGTTCACCTTGAAGCGCGCGTTCTCGATCGAGTTGCACGCAAAGTGTTTCACGCAAGCCATCGCGTGACGCTGCACTCCGCGCACCAGCGCGGCGCCCATTTCGCCGAGATGGCAGGGATCTTCGCCGTAAGTCTCCTGCGCGCGGCCCCAGCGCGGATGCCGCAGCAGGTTGACGCAGACTCCGCCGTAGAACGTGGCGCCGTGGATGCGCGCTTCGATTCCGATGGCCTCTCCGACTCGCTCCTCGAGCTCGACGTCGAACGTGGCGCCGCGCGCCATCGTGACCGGGAAACACGTCGAACGGCCGACGACGATCCCGCGCGGACCGTCCGTGAAGACCAGGCCGGGGAATCCGAGGCGCGCTACTTCGGCCGCCGGGAACGGATGCAGGTAGTAGCCGCCGCCGGCCATGTCGATGATGCCCGGCCAGAAATCGGTGTCGCCGTCGAGGCAGCCGAGCTTTTCGCCGGTGGTCATCTGCCCGACGAGCCGGCGCGCCTCGATGTCGGGATCGGCGCCGCCACGCACGCGCGCTTTGGCTTCGGCATAGGCGTTCGCCGGTTCGCCAGCGGCCGACGCACGCTCCGCGTCGGCGTCTGGCGATTCAGTGCGGGCGGATGCCGAATCAGCGGCGGCGGATGCCGAATCGGAAGATGATTTGTCGATCGTCACGGGCTGTGTTCCGCTGGCGTCTGCGCGATCCTCGTGTGCGCCGCCGGCGAGGTGCCGGCGATAGCGCCAACGACGGTTCGGTACAAAGGGGCACGACGATGACCGATTCCTCGCCCGCGGACATGCCTTACGCTTCTCGCATGCCTCCGAACGATGCCTTCCGCGACGGCAGCGGCCGCCTTCCGGATCCGTCGCTGGTCACCTACACGCATGCGATCTACGCGCTTCATGCGCTGTCGGTGCTGATCGGAATTTCGGGGCCCGCCACCATCATCGGCAGTTTCGTGTTCGGGCTTCCGTCGATCCTTGCGGTCGTCATGAACTATGCGCGCCAGCCGGAAGTGGAGGGCACGTGGCTGCAGTACCATTTCCGCTGGCAGATCCGCACGTTCTGGTACGCGCTGCTGTGGATGATCATTGCCGGGACGATCTCGCTTCCGCTCATCCTCCTGTTCGGGCTCGGGTTCGTCACGTTCTTTCTGGCTGCGGTGGTCGTCGGTGCGTGGGTGATCTATCGCGTGCTGCGCGGATGGCTCGCGCTGAGGAGCGGCCGCATCCCGGGCGGTACCGCTACGAACCTGCGAGTCGAAGGATCGTTTTCGTAAGCAGATCCGGCTGCGAGAAGTAGGCCGAATGTCCGGCCGCCAGCGATTCCACGCGCTCGACCTCCGTTTCGCCGAGAAGCCGGTCCTGCAGTGCGGGGGAAACCGCACGATCGTCGGTAAGCCGGATATACGCCCTCGGTACGCGGCCGTACCGGTCGTCGGTCAGACGCAGGCGTGAAAGCGCAGGCCGCACGGGCTCGCGCACGAGCAGGCTCGACGCAAGCGCGACATCGTCGTCCGTGCAGTCGGCGTAGAGTGCCTCGCGATACGCGCTCGGTTTCAGCCAGTCCCACATCGCGAGCCGGCTCACGACGACGTTGGCCGGCATCATCGAGTCGTGATCGGGGACGTAGTCCAGCACGCGCTTTCCCGACGCGAGCAGGAACGACGCAAGATAGATCGTGCGCTCGATCCGCTCGGGCGCGCGTTCGGCGAGCGCCGACGCGACGATTCCGTAACGGCTGTGCACGACGACGGTAGTCTTTGCGCCGGCCGGAAGCGCGCGCTCGCACGCGCGCACCATCGCGCCGAGGCCGACCAGCGGCGCTGGCGCCGGTGCGCGTCCGCGTCCGGGCAGGTCGATGGCAATCGCGCGATGGCCTTCGGACTCGAGTCGGGGAACGATCTTGTGCCAGCACCATGCGCCGTGCCAGCTTCCGTGAAGAAGCAGAAATGTTGCCATCGGGATCCTCCGTTCGTTTCTGCGAAGGATGCCGCACGTTGCTGCGGAGCGCTCTCCGTTTCCTGCCGCGGAATTGACCTTTGCCGCTGGTGTTTTTTGTCGGAAGCCAAGGCAGGGTGCGCCATGGGCGAAACGTGATAAATTACACATCGCGAGCTTGTTCACATTTATCGCCGTGGAACCTTGTGTTGCCTCGGGCAAACCGGCACAGGAGCAAGGACAGGAGTTGAGGAAAGGGAAGCAATTTTTCCACCCCTCGATGCCTGGACAGTTTAGCCAAAAAGGGGTTTGAGAATGTTTCACCGCTCGATCCGTGCATCGTTCACCATGCTGGCCGCCACCTGCCTCATTTCCGGCTGTATGCCGATGGGACCGACAGAGCCGCCAGCACCGAACTACGTTCCCAAGTTCGATTTCGTTCCACCAAGTCAGGCCGCGACCGGCTCCGCCAAGGTCGCGTTCGCGGTGGTGGACCCGCAGTTCCCGGCAACCGCTGAAAGCGGGTTCGGCCACTCGCGCCCGCCAGTGCTCGCCAAATTCCAGAAGTCGATGGGCGAGGATTTCCAGGAAGTCCTCAATGCGCACGGTTTTACGACTCGGGGCCCGTTCGTGACGTTCGACGAGATGACGTTCCCGGACAAGCAGGATACCGATCTGATCATCGACGCGGAGATCGACCTGTCGTTCGACGATCTGGGAACGGCACAGGCGTGCAGCATTTTTGTGTTTCCGGCGTCCTGCAGCAGCAGCGGCTCGGTTCAGGTCGGAGCGCGAATGAATCTGATTGTTTCCGAGAGCCTGACTCACGAGAAGATGTGGACCAAGCGCATCGAGCTCGACGGTCGACAGGTGAGCTGGCGCGGAACGACGCGACGACCGATGCTGCAGTCACCCAACGGTTTCGTCGAGCCGCCCAAGCCGGCGTTCTCCGCAAACTTTTCGGATCCGGGTTTTACAAACGCCGTCGGTCCGCTTCTCGAGAACTATTACGGAACCATCATGGACTCCGCCTGGAAATACCTGAATCCGGACGAGATGGCGTCCATCAAGGCGAAGTCGAAAGTCATCCGGACGAGGAAGGTCTACTAGCAGGCGCTCCCGGCGGACGGCGAGATGCTCAGCGCGCGTCGTGAAAGATGATGCCCGCGGTCAGCCGTCCGCCGCTGCGCACCACGCTGACGCCGTGGCGAAGCACCGCAGTGGAAAGGCCGCGCGCTCCCTGCACCGGACGATCGCGCACCGCGAACACGACGGCATCGCCCTGATCCAGAGGAACGACCATCGGCCGCGACTGCATGCGGGCGCGCTGCTCGGTCATGACGAACTCGCCGCCGGTAAAATCGATCTCCGGCTTCGACAGCAGGATCGTGACCTGCAGCGGAAACACCTCGTCACCGTAAAGATCCTGGTGCAGGCGGTTGTAGTCGCCTGCGCCGTATCGCAGCAGCAGCGGAGTCGGCCTTGCCTGCCCGGCCGCATGACAGCGGGCGACGTAGTCCCGATGGTCGTCAGGAAACGGAGCGCGGCCTCTGGCCGCGCTCCATGCGGTCGCGATCGCAGCAAGCCGCGCGTACAGCAGCTCGCGAAGACCGGCCACGAGCTCCGGAAGCGGATACGCGAAGTACTGGTACTCGCCGCGTCCGTAGCCGTGCCGCTCCATGACGACGCGACTGCGGAACAACTCGCTTGCCCGATACATGTCCGCGAGGTGCGCGGTCTCTTCGACGTCGAGCAATCGCCGCAGAATCGAGTGTCCTTGCGAGTCGAGGTCGGCGGCGACGCTCGCCCACGGCACCGCCGCAACTCGCGCGGCGAGCGATTCGCTCGCGGGAGCACGGCCGGATGCGGCCTTCACGATTCGGCTCGAGACTCGCGCTCGAGCAGTCGGCGCTTGCGCTCGACGCCCCAGCGATAGCCCGACAACGAACCGTCGAGCCGGACCACGCGATGACACGGAATGGCCACTGCGATTGAGTTCGCTGCGCACGCCTGTGCGACGGCGCGCGCGGCTTTCGGTGCGCCGATCGCGCGCGCGATCTCGGCATACGTCGCCGTCGATCCGGCTGGAATCCCGCGCAGCGCCTGCCAGACGCGCTGCTGGAAGACGGTCCCGCGGATATCCAGGGGCAGCTCGTCGGATTGGCGCGGCAGGTCGTGCAGTCCATGCGAACCCTCGCCCGGCGATCGCGCGCACCAGCTCGAAGGCCGCGGATGCTCGACGTGGCCGACCACCGTGGCCACGAGCCGCTCGAAGTCCGCATCGGCGCCGATGATCGTCGCTTTTGGAAAACGCCGCTCGAGATCGTGCGCCAGCTCTTCCGGATCGTCGCCGAGGAGTATCGCGCACACGCCGATGCTCGTTGCCGCCACGAGAATCGCACCAAGAGAACACTGCCCGATCGCGAACCGGATCTCGGTGCGGTCGCCGCCGGCGCGAAAGCGGGTCGGCGTCATGCCGAGAAGCTCGTCCGAGCGTTCGTAGAATCGGCCGTTCGAGTTGTAACCCGATTCGTAGATGGCATCGGTTACCGTCGGTGAAGTGCGCAGCTCGCGTCGAACGCGCGCGGCGCGATGCGCGCTCGCGTACGCTTTCGGCGTAATTCCCGTAACCGACTTGAAGAGCCGGTGTACGTGCGACTCGCTCATCGACGCGCGGCGTGCAAGCTCTTCGAGCGACGGTGCGTGGTCTTCGCATTCGATCATGCGGCAGAGCTCGGCAACGAGGGCAGCGTTGCGCTCGGCGAGCGGCGGATCGCACGGCCGGCATCGCCTGCAGGGCCGAAAGCCCGCGGCCTCGGCCTCCGCAGTGCTTCGGTGAAACGCGACGTTGCCGGGTCGCGGCGGCCGCGCGCCGCATGACGGACGGCAATACACGCCGGTGGTTCGCACCGAGTAATAAAAGCGGCCGTCGGACGCGGCATCGCGCGCGAGCACGGCGGCCCAACGCGGATCCGACTCGACGGCGGTAGCTGTTTCGCTGGCGTTCATGGCGCGAATCTACTGCTCGAGCGCGACCGGAACACTCCGAATGCTGCTCCCGAATCCGAAAGCTTCGCGGACTGTCTCTGACGGGTCCCCGGCCAATTGACAGGTCCGGCAGCGGGGAGTTTAGGTTGGGTCCTGGACCGTTCCCAGGCGGGTCTCCAGGCGGGTCTCAAGGAGGCGCCATGTCATTACGCAATTCTCGTCCGGCTGGTCTTCTGGTGATGGCAGTTCTGCTCGTGGCCGGCCTGTCGCAGGCCGACGAAGCCACCGTACCGAGGCGAAAGATGCTGCGCGCCGAGGTCGCACGTCTTCGCGGCGAAGTCGCGCGACTGTCGACGGCCGTCGAGTTCCTGCAGCGCGGCTCGGATCAGTCTGCGCCGGGTGGAGTGATCTATCCGGGCCATTCTCTCTGCGAAGATCCCTGCGCAACCGATTCGGACGGCGACGGGATTGGAGACTGCACGGATTCATGTCCATGCGATCCCGATACCGCCGACTCCGACGGCGACGGCTGGGCGGACTGCGCCGATCCTTGTCCCGACGATCTCCAGAACGCCTGCCTCGATCCGTGCAACAACGATTCGGATGGAGACGGCGCGGGTGACTGCATCGATCCGTGTCCATGGGACCCGGCTGCCGCCGTCGACAGCGATGGAGACGGCACCGCCGATTGCCAGGACCCGTGTCCCAACGACATTGCGAATGCGTGCACGGACTGGTGTCAGACCGATCAGGACGGTGACGGTATTCCCGACTGCAAGGACGATTGCCCGTGGGCGGTTCCGGTTCCGGGCGAAACCTATCCCGACCACTGCTGGCCGGTGCCTGTGGCCGCGCCCTGACGAGCGGGCACGAACCGCCGATCGCAAAAGAAAAGGGCCGCCCGAGGGCGGCCCTTTTTTCGTGGCAGCGCTTTTCGTCCAGACGCGACGGGCGTCACGAGCTGGAAGCGCAAGCGAACGGAACCGTGCGATCAGAGGCGCTCGGTGTCGAATCCCGCCGCGGCCATCGCGCGATCGAGCGATGCGCGGAATGCGTTGCTGGTCTCGGGGAATCCGCACGCACCGTTCGATCCAGGTGAAACACAGGCTTCGCCTTCGGTCGCTGCGGGAGCAGTGCCGCTCGGCGCGCCCGGCTCAGTCGTGAGTGCCGCCGGGCTCGGAGTGGAAGGCATCACAGACGGCATCGCCTGGCGGAGAGCCGGGTGCTGCAGGGCGAGCAGGCCGCGAAGAATCGCGACGTCGTTCGGATTCGGCGGAGTGACGCGATCGTTGGAGTCGGCGGCCTGAGCGGCGCCGGCGAAAAGTACGGTGGCGAGAGCCAGTGTGGAGACGAAGCCGAGCTTGCGAGTTGTAAAAGTTGTCATTGACGTTCCTCCCAGTCCTTTTTTCTTTCGAGCGTTATGAGCTGCGTCCCTTGCGGAATCGGTCCCTCTGCTCAGCCTCAAAGTTACTCACCTGAACTTTTAGTTCCAGAGTTTTTAGATCAATAAGTGCACGCTTCGACAAATATATTTTTAGCTTGCTATAAAACAGAAAAACGCCGTAACTAGCGGAAGTGGCTGTGAATTCTACTTATTTGCAGCAAAACACAGCGAAAATCGCTGTGCACGTACGCGGGTCGCCGACACAAAAACATCGTGCATGTTTGCAAGGTGGACCAGGGCGCCGACCGCAACGCGTCATCGGCTG
This genomic window contains:
- a CDS encoding alpha/beta fold hydrolase, encoding MATFLLLHGSWHGAWCWHKIVPRLESEGHRAIAIDLPGRGRAPAPAPLVGLGAMVRACERALPAGAKTTVVVHSRYGIVASALAERAPERIERTIYLASFLLASGKRVLDYVPDHDSMMPANVVVSRLAMWDWLKPSAYREALYADCTDDDVALASSLLVREPVRPALSRLRLTDDRYGRVPRAYIRLTDDRAVSPALQDRLLGETEVERVESLAAGHSAYFSQPDLLTKTILRLAGS
- a CDS encoding 2OG-Fe(II) oxygenase; the encoded protein is MKAASGRAPASESLAARVAAVPWASVAADLDSQGHSILRRLLDVEETAHLADMYRASELFRSRVVMERHGYGRGEYQYFAYPLPELVAGLRELLYARLAAIATAWSAARGRAPFPDDHRDYVARCHAAGQARPTPLLLRYGAGDYNRLHQDLYGDEVFPLQVTILLSKPEIDFTGGEFVMTEQRARMQSRPMVVPLDQGDAVVFAVRDRPVQGARGLSTAVLRHGVSVVRSGGRLTAGIIFHDAR
- a CDS encoding methylated-DNA--[protein]-cysteine S-methyltransferase; its protein translation is MNASETATAVESDPRWAAVLARDAASDGRFYYSVRTTGVYCRPSCGARPPRPGNVAFHRSTAEAEAAGFRPCRRCRPCDPPLAERNAALVAELCRMIECEDHAPSLEELARRASMSESHVHRLFKSVTGITPKAYASAHRAARVRRELRTSPTVTDAIYESGYNSNGRFYERSDELLGMTPTRFRAGGDRTEIRFAIGQCSLGAILVAATSIGVCAILLGDDPEELAHDLERRFPKATIIGADADFERLVATVVGHVEHPRPSSWCARSPGEGSHGLHDLPRQSDELPLDIRGTVFQQRVWQALRGIPAGSTATYAEIARAIGAPKAARAVAQACAANSIAVAIPCHRVVRLDGSLSGYRWGVERKRRLLERESRAES
- a CDS encoding thrombospondin type 3 repeat-containing protein yields the protein MSLRNSRPAGLLVMAVLLVAGLSQADEATVPRRKMLRAEVARLRGEVARLSTAVEFLQRGSDQSAPGGVIYPGHSLCEDPCATDSDGDGIGDCTDSCPCDPDTADSDGDGWADCADPCPDDLQNACLDPCNNDSDGDGAGDCIDPCPWDPAAAVDSDGDGTADCQDPCPNDIANACTDWCQTDQDGDGIPDCKDDCPWAVPVPGETYPDHCWPVPVAAP